From the genome of Jaculus jaculus isolate mJacJac1 unplaced genomic scaffold, mJacJac1.mat.Y.cur u26, whole genome shotgun sequence, one region includes:
- the LOC123457593 gene encoding vomeronasal type-2 receptor 116-like gives MNSLLHQSVPVKKYQYILTMIFVTEEINRNSKLIPNKSINFLFYPSTCEDSLTLVSCLHSTEATQILPPNYHCEINECGLTFTGPSWERSSKIGTFLSIIFNIGQIHYGPFNPVLSDHFQYPYLYQIAPKETKLPFAIVSLMLHFNWTWMGLVISDDDQGIQFLSDFREKMQGNELCLAFVNVIPLNMDLYNTRAEKYYKQIVTSLANVVVIYGELNSTLEVSLRRWANLGIRRIWVTTSQWDVITNTGRDINFDSFYGAFTFSNHHHEIPNFKKIIQSMNTSQYPIDFSVLRSAWMYFNCLDIESKCRTQSKCALNNSLKWFASQGFDIAMNDESYNLYNAVYFWAYAYHAMHYEHVDVHPITSLCVPDCSKFYHTMKNMQFINPIGDLVTINEKRKCDADYDIFHISNYPQGLGIKVKIGQFTSYGSFGQQFYLSDEAIEWATGSRQIPSSVCSETCKLGFRKFRHEGNAACCFDCFPCPENEISNKTDMDQCMKCPINQYASLEKNHCLQKTMKFLAYEDALGIALACIALCFSTLTAVVLGVFVKHKNTPIVKANNRTNSYILLISLKFCFLCPLLFIGHPTTAKCVLQQITFALLFTVAVSTVLAKTITVVLAFRATAPGQKLRGLLVSGAPNFIIPMCTLIQLVLCGIWMGTSPPFVDTDEHSEHGHIIIVCNKGSDTAFYCVLGYLGSLAIGSFTVAFLARNLPDAFNEAKFLTFSMLVFCSVWVTFLPVYHSTKGIAMVIVEVFSILASSTGLISCIFFPKCYIILIRPSKNNLKRVKKKHIVQPIDF, from the exons TGTGCCAGTCAAAAAGTATCAATATATTCTGACAATGATTTTTGTCACTGAAGAGATCAACAGAAATTCCAAACTTATACCCAACAAgtctattaattttttattctatCCTTCAACATGTGAAGATTCATTGACTCTGGTCTCTTGCCTACATTCCACAGAAGCTACACAGATTCTTCCTCCTAATTATCAttgtgaaataaatgaatgtggCTTAACATTTACAGGACCGTCATGGGAAAGAAGTAGCAAAATTGGGACATTTCTctcaataatatttaatataggaCAG ATTCACTATGGCCCATTTAATCCTGTTCTGAGTGACCATTTTCAGTATCCTTATCTGTATCAGATTGCTCCCAAGGAAACAAAGCTGCCTTTTGCCATAGTCTCCCTAATGCTTCATTTCAACTGGACCTGGATGGGGCTGGTCATCTCCGATGATGACCAAGGTATTCAATTTctctcagacttcagagaaaagATGCAAGGAAATGAACTCTGTTTAGCCTTTGTGAATGTGATCCCATTAAACATGGACTTATACAACACAAGGGCTGAgaaatattataaacaaattgTGACATCATTGGCAAATGTTGTGGTCATTTATGGTGAATTAAATTCCACACTGGAAGTGAGCTTAAGAAGATGGGCAAATTTAGGCATCCGTCGGATCTGGGTCACCACCTCACAGTGGGATGTCATCACAAATACAGGAAGAGACATCAATTTTGACTCATTCTATGGTGCTTTCACATTTTCTAATCACCATCACGAGAttcccaattttaaaaaaattattcagtcAATGAACACTTCTCAATATCCAATAGACTTTTCTGTGCTGAGATCAGCATGGATGTACTTTAATTGTTTGGACATTGAATCTAAATGTAGAACACAGAGTAAATGTGCACTCAATAATTCATTAAAATGGTTTGCAAGTCAAGGATTTGACATAGCCATGAATGATGAGAGTTATAATCTATATAATGCTGTGTATTTCTGGGCATATGCTTACCATGCAATGCATTATGAACATGTAGATGTTCACCCAATAACAAGTCTATGTGTACCTGACTGCTCAAAG TTTTACCACACTATGAAGAATATGCAATTTATTAACCCCATTGGAGACCTAGTGACtattaatgagaaaagaaaatgtgatgcagACTATGATATTTTCCACATTTCAAATTATCCACAAGGTCTTGGAATCAAGGTGAAAATAGGACAGTTTACATCATATGGTTCCTTCGGTCAACAATTTTATTTGTCTGATGAGGCCATAGAGTGGGCCACAGGGAGTAGGCAG ATTCcctcctctgtgtgcagtgagacTTGCAAGCTTGGTTTCAGGAAGTTCCGACATGAGGGAAACGCTGCCTGTTGTTTTGATTGTTTCCCCTGCCCAGAAAATGAGATTTCTAACAAAACGG ATATGGATCAATGTATGAAGTGCCCAATCAACCAATATGCTAGCCTAGAGAAAAatcactgtctccaaaaaactaTGAAGTTTCTGGCTTATGAAGATGCCTTGGGAATAGCTCTGGCTTGTATAGCGCTTTGCTTCTCTACACTCACTGCTGTTGTACTTGGGGTTTTTGTGAAGCACAAAAACACACCAattgtgaaggccaataatcgaacaaacagctacatcctgctcatttccctcaagttctgttttctctgcccattactcttcattggacaCCCCACCACAGCCAAGTGTGTCCTGCAGCAGATCACATTTGCACTTCTGTTCACAGTGGCTGTGTCGACTGTTTTGGCCAAAACAATCactgtggttctggccttcagGGCCACTGCTCCAGGACAAAAGTTGAGGGGACTGCTGGTATCAGGAGCACCTAACTTCATCATTCCCATGTGTACCTTGATCCAACTGGTTCTCTGTGGCATCTGGATGGGAACATCCCCTCCCTTTGTTGACACTGATGAACACTCAGAACATGGGCACATCATCATTGTGTGCAACAAAGGCTCAGACACTGCCTTCTACTGTGTCCTGGGCTACCTGGGATCTCTGGCTATAGGGAGCTTTACTGTGGCTTTCCTGGCCAGAAACCTGCCTGATGCATTCAATGAAGCCAAATTTctgaccttcagcatgctggtgttctgcagtgtgtgggtcacATTCCTCCCTGTCTATCACAGCACCAAGGGGATAGCCATGGTGATAGTGGAAGTCTTCTCTATCTTGGCCTCCAGTACAGGATTGATAAGTTGCATCTTTTTCCCCAAGTGTTACATCATTTTGATAAGACCCAGTAAAAATAATCTAAAGAGGGTGAAGAAAAAACATATTGTACAaccaattgatttttaa